The following coding sequences lie in one Manis javanica isolate MJ-LG chromosome X, MJ_LKY, whole genome shotgun sequence genomic window:
- the RLIM gene encoding E3 ubiquitin-protein ligase RLIM — translation MENSDSNDKGSGDQSAAQRRSQMDRLDREEAFYQFVNNLSEEDYRLMRDNNLLGTPGESTEEELLRRLQQIKEGPPPQNSDENRGGDSSDDVSNGDSIIDWLNSVRQTGNTTRSGQRGNQSWRAVSRTNPNSGDFRFSLEINVNRNNGSQNPENENEPSVRRSSGESMDNSSPRQVENPRSESVAARPSRSERSSTDALTGEVPPTRGQRRARSRSPDHRRTRARAERSRSPLHPMSEIPRRSHHSISSQTFEHPLVNETEGSSRTRHHVTLRQQISGPDLLGRGLFAASGARNAPQGAVSSDASGSGESTGSGQRPPTIVLDLQVRRVRPGEYRQRDSIASRTRSRSQTPNNTVTYESERGGFRRTFSRSERAGVRTYVSTIRIPIRRILNTGLSETTSVAIQTMLRQIMTGFGELSYFMYSDSDSEPSGSVSSRNVERAESRNGRGGSGGSSSSGSSSSSNSSSSSSSSSSSSSSPSSSSSGESSETSSEVFEGSNEGSSSSGSSGTRREGRHRAPVTFDESGSLPFLSLAQFFLLNEDDDDQPRGLTKEQIDNLAMRSFGENDALKTCSVCITEYTEGNKLRKLPCSHEYHVHCIDRWLSENSTCPICRRAVLASGNRESIV, via the exons ATGGAAAACTCAGATTCTAACGATAAAGGAAGTGGTGATCAGTCTGCAGCACAACGCAGAAGTCAGATGGACCGATTGGATCGGGAAGAAGCTTTCTATCAATTTGTAAATAACCTGAGTGAAGAAGATTATAGGCTTATGAGGGATAACAATTTGCTAGGCACCCCAG gTGAAAGTACTGAGGAAGAGTTGCTGAGAAGACTACAACAAATTAAAGAGGGCCCGCCACCACAAAACTCAGATGAAAATAGAG gTGGAGACTCTTCAGATGATGTGTCTAATGGTGACTCTATAATAGACTGGCTTAACTCTGTCAGACAAACTGGAAATACAACAAGAAGTGGGCAAAGAGGAAACCAATCTTGGAGAGCAGTGAGCCGGACTAATCCAAACAGTGGTGATTTCAGATTCAGTTTAGAGATCAATGTTAACCGTAATAATGGGAGCCAAAATCCAGAGAATGAAAATGAGCCATCTGTAAGACGTTCTAGTGGAGAAAGTATGGACAACAGCAGCCCAAGGCAAGTGGAAAATCCACGCTCTGAATCAGTAGCTGCAAGGCCATCCAGATCAGAACGAAGTTCAACTGACGCATTAACGGGAGAAGTCCCACCTACCAGAGGTCAGAGAAGAGCAAGAAGCAGGAGCCCAGACCATCGGAGAACACGAGCTAGAGCTGAAAGAAGTAGGTCACCTCTGCATCCAATGAGTGAAATTCCACGAAGATCTCATCATAGCATCTCATCTCAGACTTTTGAGCATCCTTTGGTAAATGAGACAGAAGGAAGTTCTAGAACCCGACATCATGTGACATTGAGACAGCAAATAAGTGGACCTGACTTGCTAGGTAGAGGTCTTTTTGCAGCTTCTGGAGCAAGAAATGCCCCGCAGGGAGCAGTTTCTTCAGACGCAAGTGGCAGTGGTGAATCTACAGGATCAGGACAGAGACCTCCAACCATAGTCCTTGATCTTCAAGTAAGAAGAGTTCGTCCTGGAGAATATCGGCAGAGAGATAGCATAGCTAGCAGAACTCGGTCACGGTCTCAGACACCAAACAACACCGTCACTTACGAAAGTGAACGAGGAGGTTTTAGGCGTACATTTTCACGTTCTGAGCGGGCAGGTGTGAGAACCTATGTCAGTACCATCAGAATTCCAATTCGTAGAATCTTAAACACTGGTTTAAGTGAAACTACATCTGTTGCAATTCAGACCATGTTAAGGCAGATAATGACAGGTTTTGGTGAGTTAAGCTACTTTATGTACAGTGATAGTGATTCAGAACCTAGTGGCTCAGTCTCAAGTCGAAATGTTGAAAGGGCAGAGTCACGGAATGGAAGAGGGGGTTCTGGTGGTAGTAGCAGTTCTGGTTCCAGTTCAAGTTCCAATTCGAGTTCCAGTTCAAGTTCCAGCTCGAGTTCGAGTTCCAGTCCTAGTTCCAGCTCCAGTGGTGAAAGTTCAGAAACTAGTTCAGAGGTGTTTGAAGGCAGTAATGAAGGAAGTTCATCATCAGGTTCATCAGGTACCAGGCGAGAGGGTCGACACAGGGCCCCAGTAACATTTGATGAAAGTGGCTCTTTGCCCTTCCTTAGTCTAGCTCAGTTTTTCCTCTTAAATGAGGATGATGATGACCAACCTAGAGGACTCACCAAAGAACAGATTGACAACTTGGCAATGAGAAGTTTTGGTGAAAATGATGCATTAAAAACATGTAGTGTTTGCATTACAGAATACACAGAAGGCAACAAACTTCGTAAACTACCTTGTTCCCATGAGTACCATGTCCACTGCATCGATCGCTGGTTATCTGAGAATTCTACTTGTCCTATTTGTCGCAGAGCAGTCTTAGCTTCTGGTAACAGAGAAAGCATTGTTTAA